One genomic region from Vibrio cyclitrophicus encodes:
- a CDS encoding YaiI/YqxD family protein, whose product MKIWVDADACPKVIRETIVRAAERTGVECTFVANHLVPVPKRNNILSIQVPSGFDIADDEIVKRTAPGDLVITSDIPLADEVITKGALALSSRGELYTKETIKARLNIRDFMDTMRSSGIQTGGPSTLSQTDRREFANHLDRLLAKR is encoded by the coding sequence ATGAAGATATGGGTTGATGCGGACGCTTGTCCTAAGGTTATCCGAGAAACAATCGTACGCGCAGCTGAGCGAACAGGTGTGGAATGTACCTTCGTGGCAAACCACTTGGTACCCGTTCCTAAACGCAACAACATTCTCTCAATTCAAGTACCAAGCGGGTTTGATATTGCAGATGATGAAATCGTAAAACGCACTGCACCCGGTGATTTAGTGATTACCTCCGATATCCCTCTCGCCGATGAAGTGATCACCAAAGGTGCACTTGCTTTAAGTTCTCGCGGCGAGCTTTACACCAAAGAGACCATTAAAGCGCGTCTTAACATTCGTGACTTTATGGATACTATGCGTTCAAGTGGTATTCAAACTGGCGGACCAAGCACCCTTTCTCAAACCGACCGTCGTGAGTTCGCAAACCACCTCGATCGCCTATTAGCAAAACGCTAA
- a CDS encoding GNAT family N-acetyltransferase, whose amino-acid sequence MTIATSRTLLVPYTEQLEHDFIKLNCCPINRAEMNGPHSIASAKHLFQEILNDNVGFCRAIIHNQTREYLGHLFISSADGKHELGFILDKEYWHQGLASEALKPFFSLACFEEHLTNVVATVNVGHNPSIKLLEKLGFAFKETKQDMFGPYHEYSYTAYCDVTFYEAVAQTA is encoded by the coding sequence ATGACGATTGCAACCTCAAGAACGCTGTTGGTACCTTATACCGAGCAGTTAGAACATGACTTTATTAAGTTGAATTGTTGCCCCATTAATCGTGCTGAAATGAATGGGCCGCACTCTATTGCTTCTGCGAAGCACTTATTCCAAGAAATATTGAACGATAACGTCGGCTTTTGTCGGGCTATTATCCACAATCAAACTCGCGAATACCTTGGGCACTTGTTTATTTCATCTGCGGATGGAAAACACGAACTGGGTTTTATTCTGGACAAAGAGTACTGGCATCAAGGACTGGCGAGTGAAGCGCTAAAACCCTTTTTTAGTTTGGCTTGTTTTGAAGAGCACTTAACGAATGTGGTTGCAACTGTAAATGTTGGTCATAACCCATCCATTAAATTATTAGAAAAGTTAGGCTTTGCATTCAAAGAGACCAAACAAGATATGTTTGGTCCTTATCATGAATATAGCTATACCGCGTATTGCGACGTTACATTCTATGAGGCTGTAGCTCAAACCGCATAG
- a CDS encoding DUF3301 domain-containing protein, which translates to MIDNLLAILFLCFFCFLFWQQRRQSELAKTAIARKCKELDLQLLSVAFSGHKLKMRHELTTIWRWHTVYHFEFSALGDDLYQGKLTMVGFRSMRFELQPHRM; encoded by the coding sequence ATGATAGATAACTTATTGGCTATTTTGTTTCTGTGCTTCTTTTGCTTTCTGTTTTGGCAGCAACGCAGGCAATCTGAGTTAGCAAAAACAGCCATTGCGAGAAAGTGTAAAGAACTCGATTTGCAATTATTAAGTGTCGCCTTTAGTGGTCATAAACTGAAGATGCGCCATGAGCTCACCACCATTTGGCGCTGGCATACTGTGTACCATTTTGAGTTTTCGGCGTTAGGTGACGACCTGTACCAAGGAAAACTAACCATGGTAGGTTTCCGCTCTATGCGGTTTGAGCTACAGCCTCATAGAATGTAA
- a CDS encoding DUF3549 family protein — METIHTLTQLLKNSGCQYDIYDLGRRIQKIDNNLFSDVEQGKQPYPFPLQKQAHLAISYWNEHKQPWIWFLKFKLDERGLLHQGDVGNFLKFVIEAMGTRLNGEITEEQQQKLSNNPYTFKPSEDKMAVFHSQVRLGLDLATSQYYEHAQHYFTGELGWDNWKTVGLQGITDMCARLGSQQNGVTIRKALHKLPSEPLYATLGALEHTQINDKLAQRLQEMAENEISSKEPDLFLLSALVRALSGAEQNTTNAVITQVLASPRLSHQEVLIGLAGRSWSALQDPTIAEQFLLRLAQTGNQNLFNQLFADLVMIPTLRMVFLPLLNSNPSPELANALVELQQATKAQQ, encoded by the coding sequence ATGGAAACCATTCACACGCTCACTCAGTTGCTAAAGAATAGCGGTTGCCAATATGATATCTACGATCTAGGTCGTCGTATCCAAAAGATCGACAACAACCTATTCTCTGATGTTGAGCAGGGGAAACAGCCGTACCCATTTCCACTGCAGAAACAAGCTCACTTAGCGATTAGCTACTGGAACGAACACAAGCAACCTTGGATTTGGTTCCTAAAATTTAAACTGGATGAAAGAGGCCTATTGCATCAAGGAGATGTGGGTAACTTCCTAAAGTTTGTTATTGAAGCAATGGGCACTCGTTTGAACGGCGAGATCACCGAAGAGCAACAACAAAAGCTGTCTAACAACCCATATACCTTCAAGCCTTCTGAAGACAAGATGGCCGTGTTCCATAGCCAAGTAAGATTAGGTTTAGATCTTGCGACGAGCCAATACTACGAACACGCTCAACATTACTTCACAGGTGAACTCGGTTGGGACAACTGGAAAACGGTTGGCTTGCAGGGTATCACAGATATGTGTGCTCGCTTAGGCAGCCAGCAAAACGGTGTCACTATTCGTAAGGCTCTTCATAAACTGCCATCAGAGCCTCTTTATGCAACACTAGGAGCGCTTGAGCATACGCAAATCAATGACAAGCTAGCTCAACGCTTGCAAGAGATGGCAGAGAATGAAATCTCAAGTAAAGAACCGGATCTGTTTTTACTTTCAGCATTAGTTCGTGCCCTTTCAGGTGCAGAGCAAAATACAACGAATGCTGTGATTACCCAAGTTTTGGCTAGCCCACGTTTAAGTCATCAAGAAGTATTAATTGGTTTAGCTGGTCGAAGTTGGAGTGCCCTACAAGATCCAACTATTGCTGAGCAATTTTTGCTGCGTCTCGCACAAACAGGTAATCAAAACCTATTCAATCAGCTATTTGCAGATTTAGTGATGATTCCGACACTAAGAATGGTATTTTTACCATTGTTGAACTCGAATCCATCACCAGAGCTTGCTAATGCATTGGTTGAATTGCAACAAGCAACTAAAGCTCAACAGTAG
- a CDS encoding YqcC family protein codes for MTAATKLPLLLQQLEQQMRQCSLWSTFPPSDEALASIEPFAVDSLQPEEWLQWIFIVKINAMMDAQISLPKGFAIHPYFSEVWKNKADKAELLVTILSIDEVCA; via the coding sequence ATGACAGCTGCCACAAAGTTACCTCTTTTACTTCAACAATTAGAACAACAAATGCGCCAATGTTCTCTGTGGAGCACGTTTCCACCCTCGGATGAGGCGCTTGCGAGCATTGAACCTTTCGCGGTTGATTCGCTACAACCGGAAGAGTGGTTGCAGTGGATCTTTATCGTTAAGATCAACGCAATGATGGATGCCCAAATAAGTCTACCGAAAGGCTTTGCGATTCATCCTTATTTTAGTGAAGTGTGGAAAAATAAGGCAGACAAAGCTGAACTGCTAGTGACGATTCTGAGCATTGATGAGGTATGCGCGTAA
- the truC gene encoding tRNA pseudouridine(65) synthase TruC, with protein MLEIIYQDEYFVAVNKPAGMLVHRSWLDKHETQFVMQTLRDQIGQHVFPLHRLDRPTSGVLVFALSSEVASEVMPMFANHEMQKTYHAIVRGWIEEGDTLDYALKVELDKIADKFVKEDKEPQEAITVYEPLAKVEVPYSTGRFPTSRYCLVEMMPKTGRKHQLRRHMAHLRHPIVGDTSHGDGKHNRLFRDDLDSHRLLLHASELRFIHPFTKKELVMKANLDETWLRLFETFEWDTNLVNAEACSPK; from the coding sequence ATGTTAGAGATCATTTATCAAGATGAGTATTTTGTCGCGGTGAATAAGCCTGCAGGTATGCTAGTACATCGCTCATGGTTGGATAAACACGAGACTCAATTTGTTATGCAAACACTGCGTGACCAAATTGGTCAGCATGTATTTCCTTTGCATCGTTTAGACCGACCTACATCCGGTGTTTTGGTGTTTGCATTGTCGAGTGAGGTTGCCTCTGAAGTCATGCCGATGTTCGCCAACCATGAGATGCAAAAGACTTATCATGCGATTGTGCGTGGCTGGATAGAAGAGGGCGATACGCTCGACTACGCACTCAAGGTCGAGTTGGATAAGATCGCAGACAAGTTCGTGAAAGAAGATAAAGAACCACAAGAGGCTATTACCGTTTACGAGCCGTTAGCGAAAGTTGAAGTGCCGTATTCAACAGGCCGCTTCCCAACCAGTCGTTATTGCTTGGTTGAGATGATGCCAAAGACAGGTCGCAAGCATCAGTTGCGTCGTCATATGGCTCACCTAAGACACCCAATCGTGGGTGATACTTCGCATGGTGATGGTAAGCATAACCGTCTGTTTCGTGATGATTTAGACTCTCACCGTTTGTTACTGCATGCTTCTGAACTACGCTTCATCCACCCTTTTACAAAGAAGGAGTTAGTGATGAAGGCTAACCTAGATGAAACGTGGTTAAGGTTGTTTGAAACTTTTGAGTGGGATACCAACTTAGTGAATGCTGAAGCATGTTCGCCTAAGTAA
- a CDS encoding DUF3461 family protein: protein MYPNLTGLGIHEPKQIERYSLRQEAHKDILKIYFCKQKGELFAKSVKFKYPRQVKSVLVSGGNNQYKEVTEINRNLTLVIDELNKITKPTPTTEVDVKQKILTDLRHLEKVVSSKISEIEADLAKLK, encoded by the coding sequence ATGTATCCAAACCTCACTGGCTTAGGTATCCACGAACCTAAACAGATTGAACGTTATTCCCTTCGCCAAGAAGCCCACAAAGATATTCTAAAGATTTACTTTTGTAAGCAGAAAGGCGAATTGTTCGCGAAAAGCGTTAAGTTTAAATACCCACGACAGGTCAAAAGTGTGCTTGTTAGTGGTGGCAACAATCAATACAAAGAAGTGACGGAGATAAACCGCAACCTCACCCTTGTGATTGATGAGCTAAACAAGATCACCAAACCTACGCCAACCACTGAGGTCGATGTGAAGCAGAAGATCCTCACTGATTTACGTCACTTAGAGAAAGTAGTATCGAGTAAGATCTCAGAGATCGAAGCTGATCTAGCAAAGTTAAAATGA
- the glnD gene encoding bifunctional uridylyltransferase/uridylyl-removing protein GlnD → MPYQCPLTFNDEQIEICELKNQLEIFTQYQKNEFLNHHPVTDLVLLRSKYMDLLLSRLWEHLGFNKLPHISLVAVGGYGRGELHPLSDIDILIVSQKTLPPALGEKVSQFITLLWDLKLEVGHAVRTIAECLDIGTDDLTVATNLQESRLLCGSEDTFQELKLKIHSDSFWPSETFYKAKIQEQRERHARYHDTTYNLEPDIKSTPGGLRDIHTLSWVARRHFGATSLLEMSKYGFLTDAEYRELVECQDFLWRVRFALHIELRRYDNRLTFAHQAQVAEHLGYTGEGNRGVEMMMKEFYRTLRRVAELNKMLLKLFDQAIINGGETQEAEILDDDFQRRGSLIEARKPALFQARPETILDMFIHIANDSSIEGVSPPTLRQLRTARRRLNRFLHTIPEARDKFMALVRHPNALHKAFSLMHKLGVLSAYLPQWSQIVGQMQFDLFHAYTVDEHSIRLLKHINRFSQIENHDKHPICCEVYPRVQKKELLILAAIFHDIGKGRGGDHSEIGAVEAYSFCIEHGLSKPEAKQVSWLVQNHLLMSVTAQRRDIHDPDVIAEFAKKVRDEESLELLVCLTVADICATNPELWNSWKRTLLAELFHSTQRALRRGLENPVDVRDRIRHNQQMASALLRKEGFTAREIEVLWQRFKADYFLRHTHKQIAWHCEHLLRLEDPSQPLVLISKKATRGGTEVFVYCKDQAALFATVVAELDRRNFNVHDAQVMVSKDGHVLDTFIVLDQHGKAIDEARHKAVAKHLVHVLADGRPTKIKTRRTPRNLQHFKVKTLVEFLPTKSKKHTLMELRALDTPGLLAEVGATFAELDINLHGAKITTIGERAEDLFILTSDAGGRLSEEQEQALRERLTEHVSELAP, encoded by the coding sequence ATGCCTTATCAATGCCCTCTTACGTTCAATGATGAACAAATTGAAATCTGCGAATTAAAAAATCAGCTCGAAATCTTCACGCAGTATCAAAAAAATGAATTTCTAAATCATCATCCAGTTACTGATTTAGTACTATTGCGATCCAAATACATGGATTTGCTTCTCAGTCGATTATGGGAACATTTAGGCTTTAATAAACTGCCACATATTTCCCTTGTCGCAGTGGGTGGATATGGTCGAGGTGAACTTCACCCGTTATCGGACATTGATATTCTCATTGTCTCGCAAAAAACGCTTCCACCAGCTCTTGGTGAAAAGGTCAGTCAATTCATTACTCTACTTTGGGATTTAAAGCTCGAAGTTGGCCATGCTGTGCGAACTATTGCTGAGTGTCTTGATATCGGCACCGATGATTTAACCGTCGCGACTAACCTACAAGAGTCACGCTTACTTTGTGGCAGCGAAGACACCTTCCAAGAGCTGAAACTAAAGATTCATTCCGATTCATTTTGGCCTAGTGAGACTTTTTACAAAGCTAAAATTCAAGAACAAAGAGAGCGTCATGCTCGCTACCACGACACCACTTACAATCTAGAGCCAGATATCAAATCAACTCCAGGCGGCTTAAGAGATATTCACACACTGAGTTGGGTAGCTCGTCGACATTTTGGTGCGACATCGTTACTAGAAATGAGTAAATACGGCTTTCTTACCGATGCTGAATATCGCGAACTCGTTGAGTGCCAAGATTTTTTATGGCGTGTTCGCTTTGCATTGCATATTGAACTGCGCCGTTACGACAACCGTTTAACGTTCGCACATCAAGCTCAAGTCGCTGAGCATCTAGGTTATACTGGTGAAGGAAACCGTGGCGTCGAGATGATGATGAAAGAGTTCTACCGAACACTTCGTCGTGTAGCAGAGCTCAATAAGATGCTACTTAAACTGTTCGATCAAGCGATCATCAATGGCGGTGAGACCCAAGAAGCTGAAATTCTTGATGACGATTTCCAGCGTCGAGGTTCACTGATAGAGGCGCGTAAGCCTGCACTGTTCCAAGCACGGCCAGAAACGATTCTCGATATGTTTATCCATATTGCCAATGACTCTTCCATCGAAGGAGTAAGCCCACCAACACTGCGACAACTGCGCACAGCGCGCCGTCGACTGAACCGATTCTTACATACCATCCCTGAAGCTCGTGACAAGTTCATGGCATTGGTTCGCCACCCAAATGCTCTGCACAAAGCCTTTAGCTTGATGCACAAGCTAGGCGTCTTATCGGCATACTTACCACAGTGGAGCCAAATTGTTGGTCAGATGCAATTTGACCTATTCCATGCTTACACCGTTGATGAGCACAGTATTCGTCTGCTCAAGCACATTAACCGTTTCAGCCAGATAGAAAACCACGACAAGCACCCTATTTGTTGTGAAGTGTACCCACGAGTTCAGAAGAAAGAACTACTGATTCTGGCGGCTATCTTCCATGACATAGGTAAAGGCCGCGGTGGAGACCACTCAGAAATTGGGGCAGTAGAAGCTTACTCTTTCTGTATTGAACATGGGCTATCTAAACCCGAGGCTAAGCAAGTGTCGTGGTTGGTACAAAACCACCTGTTGATGTCTGTCACTGCACAACGCCGTGATATCCACGATCCCGATGTTATCGCCGAATTTGCCAAAAAAGTACGTGATGAAGAATCACTTGAGCTTTTGGTTTGTCTAACCGTCGCCGATATCTGCGCCACTAACCCTGAGCTCTGGAACAGTTGGAAACGTACCCTACTAGCGGAATTATTCCATTCAACACAAAGAGCACTGCGCCGTGGTTTAGAAAATCCGGTTGATGTCAGAGACCGTATTCGCCACAACCAACAAATGGCCTCCGCCCTGTTACGTAAAGAAGGCTTCACCGCTCGCGAAATCGAAGTGCTTTGGCAACGTTTCAAGGCCGACTACTTCTTGCGTCATACCCACAAGCAAATCGCTTGGCATTGTGAGCACTTACTTCGCTTGGAAGATCCAAGCCAACCCTTGGTATTGATAAGCAAAAAAGCCACTCGTGGTGGTACTGAAGTGTTTGTCTACTGCAAAGACCAGGCTGCACTGTTTGCGACCGTCGTTGCTGAACTCGATCGACGTAACTTTAACGTCCACGACGCACAAGTTATGGTCAGCAAAGATGGCCATGTTTTAGACACCTTTATCGTTCTAGACCAGCATGGCAAAGCTATTGATGAGGCAAGACACAAAGCCGTTGCCAAACATTTGGTTCATGTCCTCGCTGATGGTCGCCCAACTAAGATCAAAACACGTCGTACACCTCGAAATTTACAGCATTTCAAAGTCAAGACTTTAGTCGAATTCCTACCAACAAAGAGCAAAAAACACACTTTGATGGAACTCAGAGCACTGGATACCCCTGGGTTATTGGCTGAAGTAGGTGCGACCTTTGCTGAGTTAGACATCAATTTACATGGCGCAAAAATCACGACTATCGGCGAACGAGCGGAAGATTTATTTATTCTGACCAGTGACGCTGGAGGAAGGCTTTCAGAGGAACAGGAACAAGCGTTAAGAGAAAGATTAACCGAGCATGTTTCGGAACTCGCACCTTAG
- the map gene encoding type I methionyl aminopeptidase codes for MAVKIKTAEEIEKMRVAGKLAAEILEMIEPHIQVGTTTEELNKICHEYALERGAYSAPLDYHGFPKSICTSINHIVCHGIPASQDETGSTGQFKPAVLKDGDILNVDITVIVPDDENADLSVRPQGYHGDTSKMFLVGEVSPANKRLCMVAQEALYEGMRQVKPGVQLGQIGTAIEKYIKTNNKNNPRAKFSIVKDYCGHGIGSEFHEDPQVVHYKNNDRTVLKAGMCFTIEPMINAGKFGCRLDDEDSWTVYTADSKNSAQWEHTLVVTDTGCEVLTLRSDETIPRIMKNA; via the coding sequence ATGGCTGTAAAAATTAAAACTGCTGAAGAAATCGAAAAAATGCGCGTTGCCGGCAAACTGGCCGCTGAAATTCTAGAGATGATTGAACCTCACATCCAAGTAGGTACAACGACAGAAGAACTGAACAAAATCTGTCACGAGTACGCTCTAGAAAGAGGCGCATACTCAGCACCACTTGATTACCACGGTTTCCCTAAGTCAATCTGTACGTCTATCAACCACATCGTGTGTCACGGCATTCCAGCATCACAAGATGAGACAGGTAGCACAGGTCAATTCAAACCTGCAGTATTGAAAGATGGCGATATTCTAAACGTTGATATCACTGTGATTGTTCCTGATGATGAAAATGCAGACCTAAGCGTTCGTCCACAAGGTTACCACGGTGACACATCTAAGATGTTCCTTGTTGGTGAGGTTTCACCGGCAAACAAGCGTCTATGTATGGTTGCTCAAGAAGCACTTTACGAAGGTATGCGTCAAGTTAAGCCTGGTGTTCAGCTTGGCCAAATCGGTACTGCTATCGAGAAGTACATCAAGACAAACAACAAGAACAACCCACGTGCTAAGTTCTCTATTGTTAAAGATTACTGTGGCCACGGCATCGGTTCTGAGTTCCACGAAGATCCACAAGTGGTTCACTACAAAAACAACGACCGCACTGTGCTAAAAGCTGGCATGTGTTTCACTATCGAACCAATGATCAACGCTGGTAAATTCGGCTGTCGTCTCGATGACGAAGATAGCTGGACAGTGTACACCGCTGACAGCAAGAACTCGGCACAGTGGGAACACACATTGGTTGTGACTGATACAGGTTGTGAAGTACTAACCCTGCGCAGCGATGAAACTATTCCACGTATCATGAAGAACGCTTAG
- the rpsB gene encoding 30S ribosomal protein S2: MATVSMRDMLKAGVHFGHQTRYWNPKMKPFIFGARNKVHIINLEKTVPMFNDALAEIAKVGEKKGKVLFVGTKRAASEAVKEAAINSNQFYVNNRWLGGMLTNYKTVRQSIKRLKELEAQAQDGTFDKLTKKEALMRTREMEKLEKSLGGIKNMGGLPDALFVIDADHEHIAVKEANNLGIPVYAVVDTNSNPDGVDFVIPGNDDAIRAVQLYLNAAADAVKEGRNKDVAAVAAEKDGFVEAE, translated from the coding sequence ATGGCAACTGTATCAATGCGCGATATGCTTAAAGCTGGTGTTCACTTCGGCCACCAAACTCGTTACTGGAACCCAAAAATGAAGCCATTCATCTTTGGTGCTCGTAACAAAGTACATATCATCAACCTAGAAAAAACTGTACCAATGTTCAACGACGCTTTAGCTGAAATTGCTAAAGTTGGCGAGAAGAAAGGTAAAGTTCTTTTTGTTGGTACTAAGCGCGCTGCATCTGAAGCTGTTAAAGAAGCTGCTATCAACAGCAACCAGTTCTACGTTAACAACCGCTGGTTAGGCGGTATGCTAACGAACTACAAAACTGTTCGTCAGTCTATCAAGCGTCTGAAAGAACTTGAAGCGCAAGCTCAAGACGGTACTTTCGACAAGCTTACTAAGAAAGAAGCTCTAATGCGTACTCGTGAAATGGAGAAGCTAGAGAAATCTCTTGGTGGTATTAAGAACATGGGCGGCCTTCCAGACGCTCTATTCGTAATCGATGCTGATCACGAACACATCGCAGTTAAAGAAGCAAACAACCTAGGTATCCCAGTTTACGCTGTAGTTGATACTAACTCTAACCCAGACGGCGTTGACTTCGTTATCCCAGGTAACGATGATGCAATCCGTGCAGTACAGCTTTACCTAAACGCTGCTGCAGACGCGGTTAAAGAAGGTCGTAACAAAGATGTTGCTGCTGTAGCTGCTGAAAAAGACGGTTTTGTAGAAGCTGAATAA
- the tsf gene encoding translation elongation factor Ts, whose amino-acid sequence MATVTAALVKELRERTAAGMMECKKALVAAEGDIELAIENMRKSGAAKAAKKAGNVAAEGAIIIKEANGAAALLEVNCQTDFVAKDAGFLAFANEVAEVALAERLEIAALQAKFEEARIALVTKIGENINIRRVQFVEGVALASYRHGEKIGVVVAGEGEAETLKHVAMHVAASRPEFLNPEDVPADVVEKEKAVQVEIAMNEGKPAEIAEKMVVGRMKKFTGEISLTGQAFIMEPKQTVGAILKEKGASVSDFVRLEVGEGIEKAAEMSFADEVAAVQKG is encoded by the coding sequence ATGGCAACTGTAACTGCAGCTCTAGTTAAAGAACTTCGTGAACGCACAGCTGCGGGCATGATGGAATGTAAAAAAGCACTTGTTGCTGCTGAAGGCGACATCGAGCTAGCAATTGAAAACATGCGTAAATCTGGCGCAGCGAAAGCAGCTAAAAAAGCTGGTAACGTTGCTGCTGAAGGCGCAATCATCATCAAAGAAGCAAACGGCGCAGCTGCTCTTCTTGAAGTTAACTGCCAAACTGATTTCGTAGCTAAAGATGCAGGTTTCCTTGCATTCGCTAACGAAGTTGCTGAAGTTGCTCTAGCAGAACGTCTAGAAATCGCTGCTCTTCAAGCTAAATTTGAAGAAGCGCGTATTGCACTAGTAACTAAGATCGGTGAAAACATCAACATCCGTCGCGTACAATTCGTTGAAGGTGTTGCACTAGCTTCTTACCGTCACGGCGAGAAAATCGGTGTTGTTGTTGCGGGTGAAGGCGAAGCTGAAACGCTTAAGCACGTTGCAATGCACGTTGCTGCATCACGTCCTGAGTTCCTAAACCCAGAAGACGTACCTGCAGACGTAGTTGAGAAAGAAAAAGCAGTTCAAGTTGAAATCGCTATGAACGAAGGCAAACCAGCTGAAATCGCAGAGAAAATGGTTGTTGGCCGTATGAAGAAATTCACGGGCGAAATCTCTCTAACTGGTCAAGCTTTCATCATGGAGCCTAAGCAAACTGTTGGCGCTATCCTGAAAGAGAAAGGCGCTTCAGTATCTGACTTCGTACGTCTAGAAGTTGGTGAAGGCATCGAGAAAGCGGCTGAAATGAGCTTCGCTGACGAAGTTGCTGCGGTACAAAAAGGTTAA
- the pyrH gene encoding UMP kinase: protein MTTNPKPAYQRILLKLSGEALQGEEGFGIDPTILDRMAQEVKELVELGVQVGVVIGGGNLFRGAGLAEAGMNRVVGDHMGMLATVMNGLAMRDALHRAYVNARVMSAIPLKGVCDDYNWADAISQLRQGRVVIFSAGTGNPFFTTDSAACLRGIEIEADVVLKATKVDGVFTADPVANPDAELYDTLSYNTILEKELKVMDLAAFTLARDHKMPIRVFNMNKPGALRRVVMGETEGTLISDAD, encoded by the coding sequence ATGACTACGAACCCTAAACCGGCGTATCAACGTATTCTGTTAAAACTTAGCGGTGAAGCACTACAAGGCGAAGAAGGTTTTGGTATTGACCCTACGATCCTTGATCGTATGGCTCAAGAAGTAAAAGAATTGGTTGAACTAGGTGTTCAAGTAGGTGTTGTTATCGGTGGCGGTAACCTTTTCCGTGGTGCAGGCCTTGCTGAAGCAGGCATGAACCGCGTTGTTGGTGACCACATGGGGATGCTTGCAACGGTAATGAACGGCCTTGCAATGCGTGACGCTCTGCACCGTGCTTATGTAAATGCGCGTGTAATGTCAGCTATCCCGCTTAAAGGTGTGTGTGACGACTACAACTGGGCAGATGCAATCAGCCAACTACGTCAAGGTCGCGTTGTGATCTTCTCTGCAGGTACTGGTAACCCATTCTTCACTACTGACTCAGCTGCATGTCTACGTGGTATCGAAATCGAAGCTGACGTAGTTCTAAAAGCGACAAAAGTAGATGGTGTATTTACTGCTGACCCAGTAGCAAACCCAGACGCAGAGCTGTATGATACTTTGTCTTACAACACGATTCTTGAGAAAGAATTGAAAGTAATGGACTTGGCTGCATTTACGCTAGCACGTGATCACAAAATGCCAATCCGTGTATTTAACATGAATAAGCCAGGCGCACTACGTCGCGTGGTTATGGGTGAAACTGAAGGTACGTTAATCAGCGACGCTGACTAA
- the frr gene encoding ribosome recycling factor, whose translation MINEIKKDAQERMVKSVDALKNSLQKIRTGRAHPSLLSGLTVEYYGAPTPLTQVANVIAEDARTLAITVFDKTLTPLVEKAIMTSDLGLNPMSAGTVIRVPLPPLTEERRKDLVKIVRGEAEGGRVAIRNIRRDANGDLKALLKDKEISEDEDRKAQDEIQKLTDAAVKNVDEVLAVKEKELMEV comes from the coding sequence GTGATTAACGAAATCAAAAAAGACGCTCAAGAGCGCATGGTAAAAAGTGTTGATGCACTAAAGAACAGCCTACAAAAAATTCGTACAGGCCGTGCTCACCCGAGCCTACTTTCTGGCCTTACCGTTGAGTACTACGGTGCGCCAACACCTTTGACTCAAGTAGCTAACGTTATTGCTGAAGACGCACGTACACTAGCAATTACAGTGTTTGATAAAACACTGACTCCTCTCGTTGAAAAAGCAATCATGACTTCTGACCTAGGCCTAAACCCTATGTCTGCAGGTACGGTTATCCGAGTACCACTTCCACCGCTAACGGAAGAGCGTCGTAAAGACCTAGTTAAAATTGTTCGTGGCGAAGCTGAAGGTGGCCGTGTTGCTATCCGTAACATCCGTCGCGACGCGAATGGCGATCTAAAAGCGCTTCTTAAAGATAAAGAAATCTCTGAAGACGAAGATCGTAAAGCACAAGACGAAATTCAAAAGCTAACTGACGCTGCGGTTAAGAACGTAGACGAAGTTTTAGCAGTTAAAGAAAAAGAGTTGATGGAAGTTTAA